The genomic stretch cttgtggggggtggggttcTTGAAAGTCGCAGCACCCGATTTCAGTGGCAATGGGcggccatgttttttttttttttttccctctcgcGCGGGAGTCATCTGTTAATATGGCAATAAAAGCAGAGGCTCGCCAAAAACTGCTGTGTCATCTGCATCCAGAATTGCAAGAGCTGACTCGCGCATGGCTGAGGGGCACAAAAATAGCCAGAGTCCAAGATAGACTACAGAGAAGTGGCTTGAGACGCCAAATACAGAGTGCAACTGGGAGCCTCCTCCTGCCCACAAAGGAGCGATACAATGATCCTTTCACAGCTCCACAAGATACTGCCATCAAGCAATAGTCATAACAGAGAAATAACATCGACGACTCGTAGGACATTTGGAAAGGTCGGCCTATTTTGGTTGGAAACGGCCCACTCGAAGAGTAATCCGAGGCTGGGGTTGCGATTTCTTGAGCAATGAGCAATTTTAAAATTTAGAAATTCTGAAGCTCTCACTGCTCTGTAATTCCTGTGCTCTCTGTCTTGCCAGCTATAAACTGTTATCCCAGCACTGCACTATCTGACACCACCCACAGGAGCAGATCAGATCTCTCACACTGAAATAGTGCGCCACTTTTTGTGGTAGATGTGGTACTGCATCTTGCACTGtacttttctgtgtgtgtgtgggtgtgttatATTATACAGTTGAAATTTGTCCAGTGCTAAACGATTATATAATTAGATGAAACCTTAGAGTGGCTGCTCTGGCACTGCTCGGTATCCACGGGAATAGGCAGCCCGTAGTTCGTTTGAAACCGATACGGCCCTTCTCTCTGTCTCGAGAACAGCTGCGGCGGTGGGCGGCCCCGGGGCCCGGCGGGTCCCTCTCACCTTGCTCTCCCACGCGAGGCAGTGGAGGCGCTAACAGCCACACTCCTGGGTGCTCTGGGCTTGTGCTCGGCGCGGGGATCGCAGCTGTCTCAGGGCAGCATCTCCGTACTGGATCCCAGATCCCATCCGCTCTGGATCCAGTTCTCCTGCGACACACGGTAGTCGACCTCAGTTCCCTACGCTCACCTCGGCTCATGTTACAGAGATGCATAAAAATACTCGGAAGACTATcatatgtgtttatatagatgtttttttctgacatttATACTGTTTATAAAGAAATGATAATGAAGAACAAAATGGCCACTGGTCCAGTGAACTTTATCAGGTAAtgaagaattaattaattaataaaaacctttAAATCACCAGAAAAATCTGATCAAATTTCCCTACTTAAACAGTAATGTATAACCTCatagttttttccccccattatAATTTGTATGCTTCGAACTTCAGTGGccactaaaagaaaaaaaaactaaaaaaaaaacaaagaatcgtcaattaattaataaacaacTGGCCTTAATCAATCAAGGATAACTGGAATGTATCATATTTGACCTTTACCCTCTGAGTGAGGACACCCACAAAAGCTGGAAGATGAGGCAGCCCAGAAACGGAACcggcacatttttaaaaacgcTATGGGGtttcataattaaaacaaaccaaacaaaaaaaggtgTGATGGTTTAAGTAAAGCTGTGGAGAGAAGCCCCATACCTGATTCAATCTTGTTCAGGATTTTTCTGGCACACTGCATGAACGCCTCCTCCACGTTCTCTCCCGTCAGCGCGCTCGTCTCCAGGAACATCAGCTCTACAAACGCAAAGccgcacaaacagaaaaaaaactaaaaataattcaGTAATCGAGGGTGGCCACATATTGACCTGCAATGCCCTCTAGTGGTGTGGTGGCTGTAAGTCTTCAGGAAAGCAGGTTGCAgaaatctgataagtttattcCTCTTACTAGCCTTAAACAGGCTCTTAATTTGAACTGATCACTGAGCAAAGTCACTTTCTATGCAgccttttgtatgtttttaaaactCTCAGATATAGTTTAGCCACAAGCAACACTTCCTGTTTTATGTTGTGCTTTATTGATTATTTTGGAgaatatttagtttttagttaGGAGCTAAGTGTGTTGTTTACCCAGTTATACTGTTATAACTCTAAGAGCAACGGTTATTGGATTTGTGCTGAGGTATAGCAGTAATATAAGCCATTATGCtgatatgatttgtttgtattgtctgGCCCCTGCAGTCTCGAATTAAAGTCAAACACTGCTGTCTCAGTCTGGcatataaaaactaaatatatccCTGAGCAACCTTCAAATCATTTCTATTAGTATTAGATGTTAAAAGAGATTTCAGACGTGTTCCAGCTGAAGTAAATGACAAAGCCATTTCTGCAGTCTTTCGGGGGAGAAGTAATTGGCttatgcttaaaaaaaagacaaaaattacAGAAAATAGCAGGAATTCAGTCCTGACAATCCTGGTTTGTTCTTTGGTTTTGTTGTTCTGGCAGAGCTCGAATTTATTAATACACTTCAACGTGAAGTGAAACGAAGATGTAAAACTTCTCCAGACTGAACTTTACATCCCACACCCACTAACTTCCACCATTTGTTTCTCTATGCATCCGAGAGTCCACCGGGTCTTCTGAGTTTCAGTCCTCCCGGGCTTTCCCTTCACTGCACCAAATGCTGACTTTGAGGTCTAAATTTAGCAGCTGAGGATTTCCAGTCACAGGCGAGAGCAGCAGACCACTTTACTGACCTGTGCACCGCTTGCCACACTCACCGTTTTCTTGTGCAAACCTCGAAGCCTCCAGAAAGGTCACTTCCCTGTCCGCGTCCAGGTCCTTTTTATTGCCGCACAGGATGATGACGATGTTCTGACTCGCGAGCATCCTGGCGTCCGTCAGCCAGTTGGTCAGAGCGTTGTAGGTTTCTCGGCTGCACGTGAAACACAAACGGCGCGGCTGGGTATAGGCGGTCAATTAATCAAGTCTAGAATTCAATTAAGGGTTAACAGAGTGAAGGAGCAACTGTAAGGtgggaaaatgtttaaaaacctGATTCAATTGCTGAAAACTATTTCTCGACGATAATAGCTGAGCGTGGATGGAAACATCTGACAACCCGTATAACTGATGATGGTTTTCGAGGGTAATTCAATGAAACTGGGGGATCAATAAGCTACAGGAAGCCAAAGGAGCATGACCTTCTCTAGCGTAGTATCTTAAtggtatttgtatgtattgtccCTTTTAGAAACGCACACAGATCCTATTACCTATACTATTAAGGTTGTGTTGTAGTATTCGGTTCTTTTAGTGCTTTGGAGGCTTAAAGACATTCTAGAATGAGTCCTAACATTCCATTCCATGACAGATTGCTCGGTTTTGTGACTGTATTAGCAGCTTTGCCGGGAGTGTCTGAGGGTAGGGAGTTTCTTACCTGGTGATGTCATATACCAGGAGAGCCCCGGCCGCCCCTCTGTAATAGCTACGAGTCACCGACCTGCCGGTAGAAAATACGGAGGTGTCATGGAAACCGCTAACCCAATCAACCGCAGCCACGCAATGCTGCCGGCGCACTGTGATACTGACCTACAAAAGCCAATCGATGTTTGATGTGGGATTCCCACTACCTCCAGTGTTTACAGAGCAAGGGTTATTCAGAGGATTGCTTTTACAGGAGCCAGAGACATTTAAAAGCAATATACtaacaataattataaagtGTAGCagtataatgtaaaaaaatctataaaattGTAAAGATAGAAATATGGAAATAGATGGAAACCATGGCGTTTGAAAAAAGTAATTATTCATTGGCTGTATTTCACCAGCAGTGCACAGAGAACAGCTAAAGCAGCTGTATGTATTTGGGAAACCTGGACATTTTCAGAAGCACACCTGAATCGTTCTTGACCTGCCGTGTCCCAGATCTGAAGCTTGACAAATTTATTCACCACATTTATAATCTTCGAGCCAAACTCCACTCCTATGGTGTGGTTGGAGTCCTCTTTGACTGGACAAAGAGAAAGGGGAGAGCTTAGAACAGCAGAGAGAGCATTTAAACATCAAAGTGCATATTCAAAAATGTGGACAGCGTATGAccgaagaaatcaaaagaaagcATCCTatgcaaaaattatattatGCTTTTCTATACAGGGCTACTCTCATGCACAACTGGTTCACAACCAACACCATCAAGGCAttaccaaacaaagcaaaaagcaCACTTGAGCGATCGGGTAATTCCCTCAATCCTCTCAGACAATGTCTATGATATCCCTGCATTTGGCCTGCACTGTTGATTTCATAGTTGCCAACCATCTGCACTGCtaagttttttaaattaattatttgtttatccCGTTCCTTCTGCGCCACAACCTCCTAATTGGACGCTGGGAAGAGTTGAGGAGCCATTTAGGATGGAGAATAAAGGCGTGCCATTACAATGGTCATGGGTGACAGAGACTTTAAAACAGAGTGTGATGAGACGACTAGATCAATAAACCATGATGGAGAAACCCAAATGGCCAGAGGCACCCAACAGAATCCCCTCTCCATCTGCATTTCTCACACTCTACACAGTCGCCCAGTTCCTACGGTGTATAAAAACAACGTAGTCATGATGATGCCCATTAaagcttttcatttaaaaacattttatgtagaTGTACTTACATTTCTTCTCGATGAACTGGTGAAGGAGACATGACTTCCCCGTGCCTGCATTCCCAATGACCAAAAACTTGAATAGGAAATCTGCgcgcacaaaaaaaaaaaaaacacatcaagaGCTGCTGCGTGATCAGGTCGCCTGGCTATAAAGACTCGCTGGAAAGGGGTCAAGGTTCGTGTGAGCTCCTGGGTCCTACTCGGAGAGCCAGCCAATTTGAACAGATGTGTGGAGCACCTGCCAGGGACGGGCATCTTTGGGATGGCCTCcaaacacacatccacacattCTTCACTGGGTGCCAACAGATGCCAACAACCACATCCATCCAATTAGGGGACCATACCTGTCAGCATCTAGAATGAGATATGCACTGCAGCTTTTCCCATTTCGATCTCCGGCCAGTTCTCCTCTATGGAAAGCTATCAATATCAAGTATGTATAGCTGTGATGCCAAACAACTAAGGGTACCCACATTTGCCACCTTGCCCTTGGCTTCTGTGAACGGCTGCACCTTAGTGTAGTCTTAAGCAGTAATAATATGTGCTTATTTATCCCTGTTGGGATTAGTTTATTCCAATATCCCTGGtgtgtttaaattaatatataaataacctACCAGGAGGAAGTTAGACCCAACTAAAAACAGCTGTCAGCTGGGAGACATTATACCCATCACCACCAACCATGCCCGGTGCTCTCTAATCCTAGCAATTACCTTAATAACGAATTAATGTTTCAGTGAACCTGTATGCACATCTTCCTACGTGATCGCTGTCATTTATTTACGTTGTAACCCATTAGGGATGCACCTGCGAATAATGACCAACAACACCCTGCCCAAAACGTGCCCTTTTACCCCATTTCAATGCATGCACAGCAAAATCACTGCCTATACCGCTATGCAATGACCTCAGCTGTCGGATGCTTGGGATTTGCTCCTCACAGGCCCGTTTATTTACTGTGGTGTTACTCTGCAACCCCCCACCCAAAGCCAGATCTAAGACCTTTAAATGTAGCAACCCCCAACCCCTCTCATTCCCACGCATGTACAATGTCAACAACGTGAATCGGCGTTACTGGAAACACCGCCCAACCCTGCATACCGTACGTCTCTGACATGGCTGTCTGTGATGGCAGAGCTGCTCTTGTTTTTATTGTAGCCCGGAACACAGCAGCAGAAAaatagagaggaaaaaaaatccccCAGGAGCGCCGTGAATCCCGCAACAGTTGCTGCCTCTTTCCATGCACTTCCTGTGGAGGTCGCTTCAAAATAAGAGCCGCGGCGCCTGCGCGGAAACGGGCCGCTGGAGTTGGAGGACTTGGTCACTGGGGGTGCGACAAGCcatgaaaggaaaatatttacatgccagttacatgtgtatatgtgtataagcGCGCAgtagaaatgcatttattttgctctCCATTGAAACACTGCTTTGGCTTTGAAAATATACAAAGCAAAAAAGTACAGACAGATGTATATATTTCGCACAACGTGTTTTTCGCTTCGACCCGGAGACTCAATATGTAACAGTCCCCTGACAATCAGTTCAGGTGCacccagcagagagagaggctgtggTGAGTTTATtcgtctgcttgtgtgtgtgttgggaggaGGGGGGTTGTGGCCACACTAGAGAAAGTgccatcagagagagagagtgagatttCACTCCTTCAGCAACAACAGTACAGTTTATACGTACAGGGCCTTGCCCAGCTCTATATCCATATTAATACAATGATGATACTCAGCAGCTATTGCACCTTTGGGCCTGATTTTGCTGGATCTGCTTCTAAGTGAGACCATTATCACAGGCGTGGGTGGGAGAACAAGGGGGAGAAGTCTAGTTTTTGGTGGACCTGTAGGGACAGAAATCCCACGGCAATGCCCCCCGGTGAGATTGCACCGTATGAGATCCAGCCttctggggaagatgttaaAAGGAGGTTCTTGCGGCTTTATAGATCCCATGGCACTGCACATAAGAGATGGAGAGTACCTCTGGTGTCTTGGCAAATTTCCACATTCCCGCTGCTTGCCCAATTAAAGTTCCACCTTTTAATCACTTTCTCCCCAGAGCTGGTAGAGctgctaaataaattaatgtctgGTGCAGAATAACTTTCTCATATGACCTCCTAAAGAGTATTGCTCTTCTGTGCTTCATTCAGACTAtctcctctgctctgggtggacTTTTAAGGATCGTGTTTGATGAATGTGCTATAAATGCAAGATATACTCTGTAAATgatatcagaaatgtaacttGAATCATGTCAAATCTATCCGTGAAGAGTCACTGTAAGCACAGTCTTTGTAGACATTACACATTTAAGTTAAATTAAAGTGCATTAAACATGAAAATGATTTGCTTAATGTCCCAAAATACACCATTATCAGGAAGCTGGATAACTCTTGACAGTAAACCCTAACATAAGTCTTTATCATGCCCAATTTAGGGAGGCAGATATACACATAGTCACTTACCACCTGTATATCCCTCTGGCAAAAAATCTACAGTGACATTGGTAAACAATTCATAGGTGAAACCCATGATgcatatattacaaataaaaataaaacctttgtGTTGCAGTGCTAGATTTTGTGAGCTTTTACCCATGGCATACAGAAATGGTCACTAGGGGGCAACATTTTGTCATAGATGTCCAGGCTGGTGGAAACCCAAGTTAATGAACAAAAAACTCTGGAAAATGAACCTACACTCCTTTACCAC from Amia ocellicauda isolate fAmiCal2 chromosome 23, fAmiCal2.hap1, whole genome shotgun sequence encodes the following:
- the rab4a gene encoding ras-related protein Rab-4A; translation: MSETYDFLFKFLVIGNAGTGKSCLLHQFIEKKFKEDSNHTIGVEFGSKIINVVNKFVKLQIWDTAGQERFRSVTRSYYRGAAGALLVYDITSRETYNALTNWLTDARMLASQNIVIILCGNKKDLDADREVTFLEASRFAQENELMFLETSALTGENVEEAFMQCARKILNKIESGELDPERMGSGIQYGDAALRQLRSPRRAQAQSTQECGC